The window TTCAACCTCGGTTTCCTGCTGGAGCAGCAGGGCCGGCTCGACGAGGCCGAACAGGCATTCCGCCGCGCGCTCGAACTTGAGTCCAAACTCGACCGGGCCTGGTACGGCCTGGGTCTGGTGCTGATCCGTCAGCACCGCTACGACGAGGCCGTCGCCGCGTTGAAGCGCAACACCGAACTGCAGCCCATGAGCCCGCACGGCTGGTACCAACTGGCGCGGGTGCATGTCGATCGTCAGCAACCCGAGGAGGCGGCCAAGATCATTCGCCATCTCCAGGGGTTCGAGCCCAAGGTGGCCGCTCAGCTCGAGCGGGAAACCGGACTGCTCGGCTCGCCGGCCGGCGGGCACTGAAACGCGCCCGTCCACGGGCGGCAGGCATCGCGTCGAAGAACGCGAGGGACGGTGGCATCAGCAAGACCGGTGACCCCCCGACGG is drawn from Methylibium petroleiphilum PM1 and contains these coding sequences:
- a CDS encoding tetratricopeptide repeat protein, whose protein sequence is MNSATVPRQGGWWRHLLLKWRAQMLLVINRRDGALEIFDEMLGQWPDDAYALASRAHVLAQAGRADAAMADFRRLLDAQPEHAHAWFNLGFLLEQQGRLDEAEQAFRRALELESKLDRAWYGLGLVLIRQHRYDEAVAALKRNTELQPMSPHGWYQLARVHVDRQQPEEAAKIIRHLQGFEPKVAAQLERETGLLGSPAGGH